A genomic window from Nocardioides jiangxiensis includes:
- the nuoH gene encoding NADH-quinone oxidoreductase subunit NuoH: protein MKALVGIAAVTEDLSAFGKDPWWLIIGKVVAIFLVLVLLTLFNIWFERRVVARMQHRIGPNVHGPFGLLQSLADGVKLALKEDIIPKAADVVVFVLAPVIAAIPAFITFSVIPFGPEVTVFGHRTPLQLTDMPMAVLFVMAIASIGIYGIVLGGWASGSTYSLLGGLRSSAQMISYEVAMGLSLVAVFLYAGSMSTSTIVAAQDKVWFGIVLLPSFVIYVISMVGETNRAPFDLPEAEGELVGGFHTEYSSLKFALFFLAEYINMATVSALATTLFLGGWRAPFGIAQVWAGANEGWWPVLWFFGKLLCFIFFFVWLRGTLPRLRYDQFMAFGWKVLIPISLVWILLVATMRVARNEGTFDSFFSGPVLPVVAGVAVVGCVALVFWPARTPEAAVPAPVQRPEPRAGGFPTPQLPEAGAVRGAAAPLVFDQSGEVR from the coding sequence ATGAAGGCACTCGTCGGCATCGCCGCCGTGACCGAGGACCTCTCGGCGTTCGGCAAGGACCCGTGGTGGCTGATCATCGGCAAGGTCGTCGCGATCTTCCTGGTCCTCGTGCTGCTGACGCTCTTCAACATCTGGTTCGAACGCCGCGTGGTGGCCCGCATGCAGCACCGCATCGGCCCCAACGTGCACGGCCCCTTCGGCCTGCTCCAGTCGCTTGCCGACGGTGTGAAGCTGGCGCTGAAGGAGGACATCATCCCGAAGGCCGCCGACGTGGTGGTCTTCGTGCTGGCCCCCGTCATCGCGGCGATCCCGGCCTTCATCACGTTCTCGGTGATCCCGTTCGGCCCGGAGGTGACCGTCTTCGGCCATCGCACCCCGCTGCAGCTGACCGACATGCCCATGGCGGTCCTCTTCGTGATGGCGATCGCCTCGATCGGCATCTACGGGATCGTGCTCGGCGGCTGGGCCTCCGGCTCGACGTACTCCCTGCTGGGCGGTCTCCGCTCCAGTGCGCAGATGATCTCCTACGAGGTCGCGATGGGCCTGAGCCTGGTCGCGGTCTTCCTGTACGCCGGCTCCATGTCGACGTCCACGATCGTCGCCGCCCAGGACAAGGTGTGGTTCGGCATCGTGCTGCTGCCGAGCTTCGTCATCTACGTGATCTCGATGGTCGGCGAGACCAACCGTGCGCCGTTCGACCTCCCGGAGGCCGAGGGCGAGCTGGTCGGCGGCTTCCACACCGAGTACTCCAGCCTGAAGTTCGCGCTCTTCTTCCTCGCCGAGTACATCAACATGGCGACCGTCTCGGCGCTCGCGACGACGCTCTTCCTGGGCGGCTGGCGTGCGCCGTTCGGCATCGCGCAGGTCTGGGCCGGTGCCAACGAGGGCTGGTGGCCCGTGCTCTGGTTCTTCGGCAAGCTGCTCTGCTTCATCTTCTTCTTCGTGTGGCTGCGCGGCACGCTGCCCCGGCTGCGCTACGACCAGTTCATGGCCTTCGGCTGGAAGGTGCTGATCCCGATCTCGCTGGTCTGGATCCTGCTCGTGGCGACGATGCGGGTGGCGCGCAACGAGGGCACGTTCGACTCGTTCTTCAGCGGACCGGTGCTGCCGGTGGTCGCCGGGGTCGCCGTCGTCGGGTGCGTCGCCCTGGTCTTCTGGCCCGCCCGCACGCCGGAGGCGGCGGTGCCGGCTCCGGTCCAGCGGCCCGAGCCGCGCGCCGGGGGCTTCCCGACGCCGCAGCTTCCCGAGGCCGGCGCCGTGCGCGGCGCTGCTGCCCCGCTCGTGTTCGACCAGTCAGGGGAGGTGCGCTGA
- the nuoI gene encoding NADH-quinone oxidoreductase subunit NuoI, whose translation MGAKETLWDPVAGFGVTFRTMFKKPVTEQYPFQKEQTAPRFHGRHQLNRWPDGLEKCVGCELCAWACPADAIYVEGADNSDELDADGNSQRFSPGERYGRVYQINYLRCILCGLCIEACPTRALTMTNEYELADDNRADLIYEKADLLAPLQPGMEQPPHPARYGDEKNYFRGEFVEEPSSLTELLEATREERA comes from the coding sequence ATGGGCGCCAAGGAGACGCTCTGGGACCCGGTCGCCGGGTTCGGGGTGACGTTCCGGACGATGTTCAAGAAGCCCGTCACGGAGCAGTACCCCTTCCAGAAGGAGCAGACGGCGCCGCGCTTCCACGGACGGCACCAGCTCAACCGCTGGCCCGACGGCCTGGAGAAGTGCGTCGGCTGCGAGCTCTGCGCGTGGGCCTGCCCGGCCGACGCGATCTACGTGGAGGGTGCGGACAACTCCGACGAGCTGGACGCCGACGGCAACAGCCAGCGGTTCAGCCCCGGTGAGCGCTACGGCCGCGTCTACCAGATCAACTACCTGCGCTGCATCCTGTGTGGCCTCTGCATCGAGGCCTGCCCGACGCGTGCGCTGACGATGACCAACGAGTACGAGCTGGCCGACGACAATCGCGCCGACCTGATCTACGAGAAGGCCGACCTGCTCGCGCCGCTGCAGCCGGGCATGGAGCAGCCGCCGCACCCGGCGCGCTACGGCGACGAGAAGAACTACTTCCGCGGCGAGTTCGTCGAGGAGCCCTCCTCGCTGACCGAGCTGCTCGAGGCGACGAGGGAGGAGCGCGCGTGA
- a CDS encoding NADH-quinone oxidoreductase subunit J gives MIAFWCLAPIMVVAALGILVVRKAVHAALLLAVVMISLAVLYASLEAPFLFAVQIIVYTGAILMLFLFVLMLVGVDASDSLTETIKGHRVAALVVGVLFGLTIGLAAGQVGYGTATGLTAANEGGNVNALADLLFSDWVLAFETTSALLITAAVGAMVLAHRERLEPRAGQKELAARRVQEYAASGRHLGPLPAPGVYARHNAVDTPALLPDGTPSELSLNRTLVGRHDEKAPPKDVKAIEKMVESHGEGGR, from the coding sequence GTGATCGCCTTCTGGTGCCTGGCCCCGATCATGGTGGTGGCCGCCCTCGGCATCCTCGTCGTCCGCAAGGCCGTGCACGCGGCCCTGCTGCTCGCGGTCGTGATGATCAGCCTCGCCGTGCTCTACGCCAGCCTGGAGGCGCCGTTCCTCTTCGCGGTGCAGATCATCGTCTACACCGGCGCGATCCTGATGCTCTTCCTCTTCGTGCTCATGCTCGTCGGCGTCGACGCGTCCGACTCCCTGACGGAGACGATCAAGGGCCACCGCGTCGCCGCCCTCGTCGTGGGTGTGCTCTTCGGCCTCACGATCGGCCTCGCGGCCGGCCAGGTCGGCTACGGCACGGCGACCGGGCTGACGGCGGCCAACGAGGGCGGCAACGTCAACGCCCTCGCGGACCTGCTCTTCTCCGACTGGGTGCTCGCGTTCGAGACCACGTCGGCACTGCTCATCACCGCGGCCGTCGGCGCGATGGTCCTCGCCCACCGCGAACGGCTCGAGCCCCGGGCGGGGCAGAAGGAGCTCGCCGCCCGACGGGTCCAGGAGTACGCCGCATCCGGCCGCCACCTCGGCCCGCTCCCCGCGCCGGGTGTCTACGCGCGGCACAACGCGGTCGACACGCCCGCCCTGCTGCCCGACGGCACGCCGAGCGAGCTGTCGCTCAACCGCACGCTGGTCGGCCGCCACGACGAGAAGGCGCCACCGAAGGACGTCAAGGCGATCGAGAAGATGGTGGAGTCGCACGGGGAGGGCGGTCGGTGA
- the nuoK gene encoding NADH-quinone oxidoreductase subunit NuoK, whose protein sequence is MVVSAFQVGPYVVLSTILFTIGCVGVLIRRNAIVVFMCVELMLNAANLALVAFARYHGNLTGQIAAFFVMVVAAAEVVVGLAIIMTLFRTRRSASVDDANLLKL, encoded by the coding sequence ATGGTCGTGTCAGCGTTCCAGGTCGGTCCCTACGTCGTGCTCAGCACCATCCTCTTCACCATCGGCTGCGTCGGCGTGCTGATCCGGCGCAACGCGATCGTGGTCTTCATGTGCGTCGAGCTGATGCTCAACGCCGCCAACCTCGCGCTCGTCGCGTTCGCCCGCTACCACGGCAACCTGACCGGCCAGATCGCCGCGTTCTTCGTGATGGTGGTGGCCGCGGCCGAGGTCGTGGTCGGCCTCGCGATCATCATGACCCTGTTCCGCACCCGCCGTTCGGCCTCGGTCGACGACGCCAACCTGCTGAAGCTGTGA
- the nuoL gene encoding NADH-quinone oxidoreductase subunit L, with protein MLALIIGLPLLGAAVLLLGGRATDRWGHWLGVATVATSFVLGLVTFGQVASESEGGGVHQHLWEFLHVGTFQVGADLYADRLSILFVLLITGVGSLIHVYSVGYMEHDERRRRFFGYLNLFVAAMLLLVLGGNYLMLFIGWEGVGLASYLLIGFWQHKHSAALAARKAFVMNRVGDMGLLLAMFLFVSHVGTLDFVQIGGSLDGESERTLTLIGLALLLAACGKSAQVPLQAWLLDAMEGPTPVSALIHAATMVTAGVYLVVRSGVVFEAAPVAQTAVVVVAVVTLLWGAVLGCAKDDIKKALAGSTMSQIGYMMLGAGLGPVGAAFAIFHLLTHGFFKANMFLGAGSVMHAMDDDVDMRHYGALQKMLPVTFLTFAMGYLAIIGFPGFSGFWSKDKIIETAFADNAVVGVLAMLGAGITGFYMTRLMLLTFFTEKRWSEGVHPHESPRVMTIPLMVLAALSVLGGLMLAGGWITDWLRPVVGEAHHEELPMPAFVITLLVFVTVAVGVATAWFTVGERFVPRKAPSDVAWPVKAARADLYGDAINDVLVVQPTVRLAEGLMVFDKAVIDGVVMGQAAATVGGSLQLRRIQNGFVRSYALSVLGGGLLVVLALLVVNI; from the coding sequence GTGCTTGCTCTGATCATCGGCCTCCCGCTGCTGGGTGCCGCCGTCCTGCTCCTCGGGGGCCGGGCCACCGACCGCTGGGGCCACTGGCTCGGCGTCGCGACGGTCGCGACGTCGTTCGTGCTGGGGCTGGTCACGTTCGGCCAGGTCGCGAGCGAGTCGGAAGGCGGTGGGGTCCACCAGCACCTGTGGGAGTTCCTCCACGTCGGCACCTTCCAGGTCGGCGCCGACCTGTACGCCGACCGGCTCTCGATTCTCTTCGTCCTGCTGATCACGGGCGTGGGGTCGCTGATCCACGTCTACTCAGTCGGCTACATGGAGCACGACGAGCGGCGCCGCCGGTTCTTCGGGTACCTCAACCTCTTCGTCGCCGCGATGCTGCTGCTGGTGCTCGGCGGCAACTACCTGATGCTCTTCATCGGCTGGGAGGGCGTCGGCCTGGCGTCGTACCTGCTGATCGGCTTCTGGCAGCACAAGCACTCCGCGGCGCTCGCCGCGCGCAAGGCCTTCGTGATGAACCGCGTCGGTGACATGGGCCTGCTGCTGGCGATGTTCCTCTTCGTGTCCCACGTGGGAACGCTCGACTTCGTCCAGATCGGCGGCTCCCTCGACGGCGAGTCCGAGCGCACCCTGACCCTCATCGGCCTCGCGCTGCTCCTCGCCGCCTGCGGCAAGAGCGCGCAGGTGCCGCTCCAGGCCTGGCTGCTCGACGCGATGGAGGGACCGACCCCGGTCTCGGCCCTGATCCACGCGGCCACGATGGTCACCGCCGGCGTCTACCTGGTCGTCCGCAGCGGCGTGGTCTTCGAGGCCGCCCCGGTGGCACAGACCGCCGTCGTCGTGGTCGCGGTCGTGACGCTCCTCTGGGGTGCTGTCCTCGGCTGCGCGAAGGACGACATCAAGAAGGCGCTGGCGGGCTCCACGATGAGCCAGATCGGCTACATGATGCTCGGCGCGGGCCTCGGCCCGGTGGGTGCGGCGTTCGCGATCTTCCACCTGCTCACGCACGGCTTCTTCAAGGCGAACATGTTCCTCGGCGCCGGCTCGGTCATGCACGCGATGGACGACGACGTCGACATGCGCCACTACGGCGCGCTGCAGAAGATGCTGCCGGTCACGTTCCTGACCTTCGCGATGGGCTACCTCGCGATCATCGGCTTCCCGGGCTTCTCCGGATTCTGGTCCAAGGACAAGATCATCGAGACCGCGTTCGCCGACAACGCCGTCGTCGGCGTGCTGGCGATGCTCGGCGCGGGCATCACCGGCTTCTACATGACCCGGCTGATGCTGCTCACCTTCTTCACCGAGAAGCGCTGGAGCGAGGGCGTGCACCCGCACGAGTCGCCGCGGGTGATGACGATCCCGCTGATGGTCCTCGCGGCGCTCAGCGTCCTCGGCGGCCTCATGCTGGCCGGTGGCTGGATCACCGACTGGCTGCGTCCCGTCGTCGGCGAGGCGCACCACGAGGAGCTGCCGATGCCGGCGTTCGTCATCACGCTGCTGGTCTTCGTGACCGTCGCGGTCGGCGTGGCGACGGCGTGGTTCACGGTGGGCGAGCGGTTCGTGCCGCGCAAGGCTCCCTCGGACGTGGCCTGGCCCGTGAAGGCCGCCCGTGCCGACCTGTACGGCGACGCGATCAACGACGTGCTCGTCGTCCAGCCGACGGTGCGCCTGGCCGAGGGCCTGATGGTCTTCGACAAGGCGGTCATCGACGGCGTCGTGATGGGGCAGGCCGCCGCGACCGTCGGCGGCTCGCTCCAGCTGCGCCGGATCCAGAACGGCTTCGTCCGCTCCTACGCGCTCTCCGTGCTCGGCGGCGGCCTGCTCGTCGTCCTCGCGCTCCTGGTGGTGAACATCTGA
- a CDS encoding NADH-quinone oxidoreductase subunit M produces MLSLLIALPLVGALAVALFPSRPGDALPKWSALAFSIATLIGGAVVGIANADTGETWAETHTWIAPIGAHWALAVDGLGVTMVLLTVILVPVVIAASWHDADDRNTKGFFALMLVVEALALAVFCAQDVFLFYLVFEATLIPAYFLIGSYGHGPRRTAAAVKFLLYMLAGGLVMLAAVVALYAFSAQTGHASYLIEDLKQVALTTSQERMLFLGFFLAFAIKAPIFPFHTWLPDTTGNATPGTSVLLICVLDKIGTYGMLRFCLELFPGAAHWATPVVVTLALISIVYGALLALGQDDLLVLTGLTSLSHFGFIVLGIFVVNAQGVSGATFYMFNHGLATAVLFLAAGYLIRRTGTARLSQMGGVEKKAPVLAALLLLGGLGTLGLPGLSPFVSEFLVMLGAFEHHWWVGTIAVSGVVLAAAYVLRAYRLAVTGPERPELAGVSEVGTREIAAVAPLVALMILLGFVPQLALSVINPASDHTMSTIEAGAQK; encoded by the coding sequence ATGCTGAGCCTGCTCATCGCCCTCCCGCTGGTCGGGGCCCTCGCGGTCGCGCTGTTCCCCAGCCGGCCCGGCGACGCGCTGCCGAAGTGGAGCGCGCTCGCGTTCTCGATCGCGACGCTCATCGGCGGAGCAGTCGTCGGGATCGCCAACGCCGACACCGGCGAGACCTGGGCCGAGACGCACACCTGGATCGCGCCGATCGGCGCTCACTGGGCGCTCGCGGTCGACGGGCTCGGCGTCACCATGGTGCTGCTCACCGTGATCCTCGTGCCGGTCGTGATCGCGGCCAGCTGGCACGACGCCGACGACCGCAACACCAAGGGCTTCTTCGCGCTGATGCTCGTCGTCGAGGCGCTCGCGCTCGCGGTCTTCTGCGCCCAGGACGTCTTCCTCTTCTACCTCGTCTTCGAGGCGACGCTGATCCCGGCGTACTTCCTCATCGGCAGCTACGGCCACGGGCCGCGCCGCACGGCGGCGGCGGTGAAGTTCCTGCTGTACATGCTCGCCGGCGGCCTGGTGATGCTGGCGGCGGTCGTGGCCCTCTACGCGTTCTCTGCGCAGACCGGCCATGCGTCGTACCTGATCGAGGACCTGAAGCAGGTCGCGCTGACGACCAGCCAGGAGCGGATGCTCTTCCTCGGCTTCTTCCTCGCCTTCGCGATCAAGGCGCCGATCTTCCCGTTCCACACCTGGTTGCCGGACACCACGGGCAACGCCACCCCGGGCACGAGCGTGCTGCTGATCTGCGTGCTCGACAAGATCGGCACCTACGGCATGCTCCGCTTCTGCCTCGAGCTCTTCCCGGGTGCCGCGCACTGGGCCACGCCGGTGGTGGTCACCCTCGCGCTGATCTCCATCGTGTACGGCGCGCTGCTCGCGCTCGGCCAGGACGACCTGCTCGTGCTGACCGGTCTGACCTCGCTGAGCCACTTCGGCTTCATCGTGCTCGGCATCTTCGTGGTCAACGCCCAGGGCGTCTCGGGTGCGACCTTCTACATGTTCAACCACGGTCTCGCGACGGCCGTGCTCTTCCTGGCCGCGGGGTACCTGATCAGGCGCACCGGCACTGCGCGCCTCTCGCAGATGGGCGGCGTCGAGAAGAAGGCGCCGGTCCTCGCCGCCCTGCTGCTGCTGGGTGGACTCGGAACGCTGGGCCTGCCCGGCCTGTCGCCCTTCGTGTCGGAGTTCCTGGTCATGCTGGGCGCCTTCGAGCACCACTGGTGGGTCGGCACGATCGCCGTCTCCGGCGTCGTGCTGGCCGCGGCGTACGTCCTGCGGGCCTACCGCCTGGCGGTCACGGGACCCGAGCGGCCCGAGCTGGCCGGCGTGAGCGAGGTGGGCACGCGCGAGATCGCGGCCGTGGCGCCGCTGGTCGCGCTGATGATCCTGCTCGGCTTCGTGCCCCAGCTCGCCCTGTCGGTGATCAACCCGGCGAGCGACCACACCATGTCGACCATCGAGGCGGGGGCGCAGAAGTGA
- the nuoN gene encoding NADH-quinone oxidoreductase subunit NuoN, whose translation MTTFQSPHLGYDLIWPLLVVLGAACVGIVVEAFVPRAWRYVTQVLLTLATLAVAFGGTVYVATGLDERGHGAARGSVVAEGAVAVDGPAVFAWGLLLVVAFLGVLLFAERHLDGGVSAFSGQAAALPGTAAERRVGERGLEHTEVYPLLLFAVGGMLLFAAANDLLTLFVALEVLSLPLYLLTGLARRRRLLSQEAAMKYFLLGAFSSGFLLYGIALVYGYAGTVRFGGIADAIANTSGERGLLLAGIGLLSVGLLFKVGAVPFQAWTPDVYQGAPTPVTAFMAAGTKVAAFVAMLRLYSVAFGGERWTWLPMLWAIALLTMVVGAVMAVAQTDVKRMLAYSSIAHTGFVLTGILGTGATLGEDQVGSTQAVLFYLVTYGLMTLGAFAVLTLVRDAAGESGELRGWAGLAKTSPVVAAVFSLFLLSLAGLPFTAGFTGKWMVFASAMGGGAWPVVVAAVLTSAMAAFFYIRVIVLMYFSEPASDAPAVVIPSVLTSVTIAVTAIATVVLGVVPGPVLDLAAHAGDFIR comes from the coding sequence GTGACCACCTTCCAGAGCCCGCACCTGGGCTACGACCTGATCTGGCCGCTCCTCGTGGTCCTCGGCGCCGCCTGCGTGGGCATCGTCGTGGAGGCCTTCGTGCCGCGGGCCTGGCGCTACGTCACCCAGGTGCTGCTCACGCTGGCCACCCTCGCGGTCGCCTTCGGCGGCACGGTCTACGTGGCCACCGGCCTCGACGAGCGGGGCCACGGCGCGGCACGGGGCTCGGTCGTCGCCGAGGGCGCGGTCGCCGTCGACGGGCCTGCGGTCTTCGCGTGGGGACTGCTGCTGGTCGTGGCCTTCCTCGGTGTGCTGCTCTTCGCGGAGCGCCACCTCGACGGCGGGGTGTCGGCGTTCTCCGGCCAGGCGGCGGCGCTGCCCGGCACCGCGGCCGAACGCCGTGTCGGCGAGCGCGGCCTCGAGCACACCGAGGTCTACCCGCTGCTGCTCTTCGCGGTCGGCGGCATGCTGCTCTTCGCGGCGGCGAACGACCTGCTCACGCTCTTCGTCGCCCTCGAGGTGCTGTCGCTGCCGCTCTACCTGCTCACCGGCCTCGCGCGCCGCCGTCGCCTCCTCTCGCAGGAGGCCGCGATGAAGTACTTCCTGCTCGGCGCGTTCTCCTCGGGCTTCCTGCTCTACGGCATCGCCCTCGTCTACGGGTACGCCGGCACCGTGCGCTTCGGCGGCATCGCCGACGCCATCGCCAACACCTCCGGTGAGCGCGGGCTGCTCCTGGCCGGTATCGGCCTGCTGTCGGTCGGCCTGCTCTTCAAGGTCGGTGCGGTGCCGTTCCAGGCCTGGACGCCCGACGTCTACCAGGGTGCTCCGACGCCGGTGACGGCGTTCATGGCGGCGGGCACGAAGGTCGCGGCGTTCGTCGCGATGCTGCGCCTCTACTCCGTGGCCTTCGGCGGTGAGCGCTGGACCTGGCTGCCCATGCTCTGGGCGATCGCCCTGCTGACGATGGTGGTCGGCGCCGTCATGGCGGTGGCGCAGACCGACGTGAAGCGGATGCTGGCCTACTCCTCGATCGCCCACACGGGCTTCGTGCTCACCGGCATCCTCGGCACGGGCGCGACGCTCGGCGAGGACCAGGTCGGTTCGACGCAGGCGGTGCTCTTCTACCTGGTGACCTACGGCCTGATGACGCTCGGTGCGTTCGCGGTGCTGACGCTGGTGCGCGACGCGGCCGGCGAGTCCGGTGAGCTCCGCGGCTGGGCGGGCCTGGCGAAGACGTCGCCCGTCGTCGCTGCGGTGTTCTCCCTCTTCCTGCTCTCGCTGGCCGGCCTGCCGTTCACGGCCGGCTTCACGGGCAAGTGGATGGTCTTCGCCAGCGCGATGGGCGGGGGAGCGTGGCCGGTCGTCGTGGCTGCCGTCCTGACCTCGGCCATGGCGGCGTTCTTCTACATCCGGGTGATCGTCCTCATGTACTTCTCCGAGCCCGCGTCGGATGCTCCGGCAGTCGTGATCCCGAGCGTCCTGACCTCCGTGACGATCGCTGTGACGGCCATCGCGACGGTCGTCCTGGGCGTCGTACCCGGCCCGGTTCTCGATCTCGCGGCGCATGCGGGAGACTTCATCAGGTGA
- a CDS encoding polyprenyl synthetase family protein — protein MSTTSSGPALALPVLDEALAARLKARLVEVEAALADHITSEADFVTEAARHLMDAGGKRFRPLLVLLAAETGPDAASSQVIDAACVVELTHLASLYHDDVMDEAALRRGADSANARWDNHVAILTGDWLFSKSSELTAALGPDAVKIQARTFSRLVEGQILETVPPASEEVALEHHLRVVAGKTGSLIATSALYGARFAGAPAEVEEALAAYGEIVGAAFQISDDILDIASETEESGKTPGTDLREGVPTLPVLLVRRAKRAEDARLVELLDSSLESDADLAEALGLLRAHPAMDEARAYVIARAQEAKDLLKVLPEGPVRDALEAFADVVATRTA, from the coding sequence GTGAGCACGACTTCGTCCGGTCCCGCCCTGGCCCTCCCTGTCCTCGACGAGGCCCTCGCGGCGCGTCTGAAGGCCCGCCTCGTCGAGGTGGAGGCGGCCCTGGCCGACCACATCACGAGCGAGGCCGACTTCGTCACGGAGGCGGCCCGCCACCTCATGGACGCCGGCGGCAAGCGCTTCCGCCCGCTGCTGGTGCTCCTCGCCGCGGAGACCGGCCCCGACGCCGCTTCGTCGCAGGTGATCGACGCGGCCTGCGTCGTCGAGCTCACGCACCTCGCGTCGCTCTACCACGACGACGTCATGGACGAGGCGGCCCTGCGTCGTGGCGCCGACTCGGCCAACGCCCGCTGGGACAACCACGTCGCCATCCTGACCGGCGACTGGCTCTTCTCGAAGTCCTCCGAGCTCACCGCCGCCCTCGGCCCCGACGCGGTCAAGATCCAGGCCCGGACGTTCTCCCGCCTGGTCGAGGGCCAGATCCTCGAGACCGTGCCGCCGGCGTCGGAGGAGGTCGCGCTCGAGCACCATCTCCGTGTCGTCGCCGGCAAGACCGGTTCCCTGATCGCCACCTCCGCGCTCTACGGTGCTCGCTTCGCCGGTGCACCCGCCGAGGTCGAGGAGGCGCTCGCGGCGTACGGCGAGATCGTCGGTGCGGCGTTCCAGATCAGCGACGACATCCTCGACATCGCCTCGGAGACCGAGGAGTCCGGCAAGACCCCGGGCACCGACCTGCGCGAGGGCGTCCCGACCCTGCCCGTGCTGCTCGTCCGCCGTGCCAAGCGCGCGGAGGACGCTCGCCTGGTCGAGCTCCTCGACTCCTCTCTGGAGTCCGACGCCGACCTCGCCGAGGCACTCGGCCTGCTCCGGGCACACCCGGCGATGGACGAGGCCCGTGCCTACGTCATCGCGCGCGCCCAGGAGGCGAAGGACCTGCTCAAGGTCCTGCCCGAGGGTCCGGTCCGCGACGCCCTCGAGGCGTTCGCCGACGTGGTCGCCACGCGCACGGCCTGA
- the rarD gene encoding EamA family transporter RarD, protein MSEQRRGFLLGAAAYGIWGLFPLYFPLLEPAGALEILTHRVLWSALTMALVILVLRRWNAVQALVADRRRLRWLGVAAVVVACNWGGYIWGVNHGHVVETSLGYFINPLVTVLLGVTVLGERLRGLQWAALGLSLVAAVVLTLDYGRPPWVALVLAVSFGLYGLAKKQAAAGAVESLTLETAFLAPLALAYVIGLAAAGDSTFASEGPGHAALMASSGVVTAVPLVLFGAAATRMPLVVLGLLQYLAPIIQFTLGLLVFDEAMPLGRWIGFGLVWSALTLLTVESLLHHRRQQLVRSAEAAAV, encoded by the coding sequence ATGTCAGAACAGCGGCGGGGCTTCCTGCTGGGCGCCGCGGCGTACGGGATCTGGGGGCTCTTCCCGCTCTACTTCCCGCTGCTCGAGCCGGCGGGAGCGCTGGAGATCCTCACCCACCGCGTGCTGTGGTCCGCCCTCACGATGGCCCTCGTCATCCTCGTGCTGCGGCGCTGGAACGCCGTGCAGGCGCTGGTCGCCGACCGACGGAGGCTGCGCTGGCTCGGAGTCGCCGCCGTCGTGGTCGCCTGCAACTGGGGCGGCTACATCTGGGGCGTCAACCACGGCCACGTCGTCGAGACGTCCCTCGGCTACTTCATCAACCCGCTGGTCACCGTGCTCCTCGGGGTCACCGTCCTCGGGGAGCGACTCCGCGGTCTCCAGTGGGCCGCCCTCGGGCTCTCGCTGGTCGCCGCGGTCGTGCTCACGCTCGACTACGGCCGGCCGCCGTGGGTCGCCCTGGTCCTGGCGGTCTCCTTCGGCCTCTACGGGCTCGCCAAGAAGCAGGCCGCCGCGGGGGCCGTGGAGAGCCTCACCCTCGAGACGGCCTTCCTCGCCCCGCTCGCCCTCGCGTACGTCATCGGCCTGGCCGCCGCCGGGGACTCGACGTTCGCGTCCGAAGGGCCCGGGCACGCCGCCCTGATGGCGTCGTCCGGCGTGGTGACCGCCGTGCCACTGGTCCTCTTCGGCGCTGCCGCCACGCGGATGCCGCTGGTCGTGCTCGGCCTCCTGCAGTACCTCGCGCCGATCATCCAGTTCACCCTCGGCCTGCTCGTCTTCGACGAGGCGATGCCGCTCGGACGCTGGATCGGGTTCGGGCTCGTCTGGTCGGCGCTGACCCTGCTGACCGTCGAGTCGCTGCTGCACCACCGGCGCCAGCAGCTCGTGCGCTCCGCCGAGGCCGCCGCGGTCTGA